In the genome of Candidatus Phytoplasma solani, the window TTCCTTTTTGAATTTCTTTGTTTTCGTCGGATAAAGCATCTTTTAATTCTTGATAAACTTCAACTAATGCTTTACCACCACCAACTACAGTTCCTTCAGTAATGGCAGCTTTAGTAGCGTTTAGAGCATCTTCTAAACGTAATTTTTTATCTTTTAATTCGGTGTCAGTTGTCGCCCCTACTTTAATTAAAGCAATTCCACCAGTTAATTTAGCTAATCTTTCTTGTAAAGTTTTAGTTTCATAATCCAGAGTTGAGTTTTTAATTTGGGTTTGTAATAATTGAATTCGTTTTTCTAAAGCTTGGTTTGTAGCAGCCCCTACTAAAGTAGTGTTATCTTTTTTAATAATAACTTTATTAATGCTACCTAAATCATCAGTTTTTACATCTGCAAGTTTCATATTTAGATCTTTGGAAATAAAAGTTGTTTTAGTTAAAACAGCAATATCTTGTAAGATTTCTTTTTGATTATCACCAAAACCAGGGGCATTAGTAACAACTACATTAAAAGTACCTCTTAATTTATTAGCCACTAAAACACCTAACACTTCATTTTCAACTGATTCTGCAATAATCAATAAAGCTTTTGATTCTTTAACTACACTTTCTAAAATAGGTAAAATTTCTTGAACAGTACTAATTTTGTGGTCAGTTACTAAAACTAAAGGCTGGTTTAATTCAACTGTCATACTTTCGCGATCAGAGACAAAATACGGCGAAGCGTAACCTTTATCATATTGTAAACCTTGGACTACTTCTAATTCTGTTTCAAAACCTTTAGATTCATCAACATTAATAACGCCATTTTTACCTACTTTTTCCATTGCTTGAGCAATAATTTTACCAATTTCTTGACTGCCTGAAGAAATAGCGGCAATATTTTGAATATCAGCTTGAAGAGCCACTTTTTGTGATTTAGCTAAAAGTTTTTGGGAAACCATTTTAGCAGCCAGTTGGATTCCTTCTTTAATTAACATCGGATTTGCCCCTGAATCAATTGCTTTAAAGCCACGATGAATCATACTTTGCGCCAAAACAGTGGCTGTAGTTGTTCCATCACCTGCTAAATCATTAGTTTTAGCAGCAACTTCATAAACTAATTTAGCCCCCATGTTTTGGTAAGAATTTTTTAATTCGATTTCTTTAGCAATAGAAACTCCATCATTAACAATCATAGGAGATTCATAAGATTTTTCTAAAATAACATTACGTCCTTTTGGTCCTAAAGTTACTTTGACAGTATCAGCAATGGCATCTACACCTTGCAACAAAGCTTTTCTTGCGTCTTTACCATAAAGTATTTTTTTACTCATTTGATTTTGCTCCTTTTATTTTTTTATTTTTTAAACAATCTTTTTAATTTTATGAATATTTTTTAAAACTTATTTTTTATTTAATTTGAGCCAAAATATCTTTAACAGCCACAATTAAATATTCTTCCTGGTTTAAAGTAATTTTACTACCAGAATAACTTTTATAAACTACTTCATCATCTTTTTTTAGTCCTTCAACTTTAAGACCAACAGCAACAATAATGCCTACAGAAGATTTTTCTTTTTCCGATAAAGCCAAAAGAATACCACTTTGTGTTTTGGTTTCTTCCATTTTTAATTTTAAAACGACATTATCATGCAGAGGGATAATTGTTTTTTTTTGCATTTTGGTTTCTCCTTTTAAATTTAAATGTTTAAGATAAAATATCTTTAAATCTTTAAGATAAAATATCGTAGTCAAAAAATGAACTTAGCACTTACATGAAGTGAATGCCAAATCAACTTTATTATATCTAAAAATAAAATAATTGTCAAGTGTTGAAAATAGTAACAGTATGTTTTATTAGTTTATTGTTTTCCAAGATATTTATTTTAAATAGACTGCCAAAATTTATAAATTTAACTTTGCTTTTTTTAGATTTTTTTGCAGTATAGTTTTAAATTTTTCAACTACATATAAAAAAATAAGAGTTTTTTTTGTTTATGTTTTAAAAATTATAAGAAAAATATTATCTCATTTTTTTTGATTAAAAATGACATTTTAGAAAAAAAATATGATAATTAAATTAATTTTTTTGTTTTTAGGCGTTTGCTGTTTTTGGTCCGATATCTATCCTATATTTTGGAATAAAAATGGATTTTAAACAAACTAAACACTTCAACACCGCAACAATATTTACAAAACCTTAAATAAACATTTTTTCAATTCAACAATATACGCCATTCCAAAAAATGACATAATTGTTTAAAAAAATAACTTTGTTTTTATTTTGTAGACCTGTTTTTAACTTTTTTTCTAGTTATATAGTGAGGGGGTAAAATTTTTTTGAAAAATATCTTTTGAAACTAACGAATTATCAAAAAAGTTTAGACGCTTTTTAAATCAAAAAAAATATTTCTTTAGTTTGAAAAGATGTGAAATTATCTACTTAATTTTAAGTTTTAAAGATTGATTTTAAAATAAAAAAATGTCCAAAAAAACGGAACAGCGCAATTTGTCAATAACCAAATTCAACACTTGTAAACAGATAGAAGTTAATGTTTGTTTTTTGCATTACTAATAAGAGTTATAATGGGAAATGACTTTTGAAAAAATTATAATATATTTTTTAAATCATTAAAAACTTTTTTAATGTTTTTATATTTATTATTTGTTTATAATAATAAAGTAGTTAAAATATTATTTTTTACACTCCATTAAAAATTTTTACAATTAATTCAATTTTATTTTATAACAAACAATAAGGAATAATGAAAAATGAAATTCATCAAAAATATTAAAATTGCAAGTCCGATGCAATCTGTTCTTAACACCTTAAATAAAGCCAAAAAAAAATTTCAAAAAGATAACATTAACCTTGAAGTTATTAAAGTTGATTATCAAAATTTTGAAGCTTTTGAAATGTTATTAAATGAAAAAATAGACGGTCTTATTTATACCAATATTCATGTTTTGAATTCTGTTAATAGTATTTTAAAGGCCAACAATAAAGAAATTTTGGAATTTGTACAACCGTTTTATCATTCCAAATACGGTTTATATATCAATCAAAAAAGGAATCCTACTTTTACAAATTTAGAAGATGTTAAAAAACATTCTCGTTTAAAAGTTTTATTAGCAACTGGATTTTCCTATATTGGACCTTGCGATATTCCTCGCTCTTTAATTTTATTAAATAACTTAGGTTTAATTAAAATATCCCAAGAAACCCTAAGAAAAAAGAAGTTTGATCTTTCTTTGTCGGATATTCAAAATATTTATCAATTAGAATTTTTTAAAAACTCTCAAATACCTGAAAAATTTTTGAATCATCCAGAAAAATATGATTTAATGGCTAACTGGCCTGCTTTTATGAATCCTTATGCAGATTTTAAAAGAATTGGATCCAACATTGAAGGAAACGAAGAACCAACAGATGATTTTGTAATTTCTTATGCCATCGGTTTAGCTTGTAAAAAAAGTCACAAAGATAACGAAAAAACTAAATTAATCCAAACTATTTTAAACCATACACAAACAAAAGA includes:
- the groL gene encoding chaperonin GroEL (60 kDa chaperone family; promotes refolding of misfolded polypeptides especially under stressful conditions; forms two stacked rings of heptamers to form a barrel-shaped 14mer; ends can be capped by GroES; misfolded proteins enter the barrel where they are refolded when GroES binds) gives rise to the protein MSKKILYGKDARKALLQGVDAIADTVKVTLGPKGRNVILEKSYESPMIVNDGVSIAKEIELKNSYQNMGAKLVYEVAAKTNDLAGDGTTTATVLAQSMIHRGFKAIDSGANPMLIKEGIQLAAKMVSQKLLAKSQKVALQADIQNIAAISSGSQEIGKIIAQAMEKVGKNGVINVDESKGFETELEVVQGLQYDKGYASPYFVSDRESMTVELNQPLVLVTDHKISTVQEILPILESVVKESKALLIIAESVENEVLGVLVANKLRGTFNVVVTNAPGFGDNQKEILQDIAVLTKTTFISKDLNMKLADVKTDDLGSINKVIIKKDNTTLVGAATNQALEKRIQLLQTQIKNSTLDYETKTLQERLAKLTGGIALIKVGATTDTELKDKKLRLEDALNATKAAITEGTVVGGGKALVEVYQELKDALSDENKEIQKGINVVIESLLTPTYQIAENAGFDGDHIVRQQLNQPRNFGFNAKSGKYVDLSQEGIIDPTKVTRQAILNAASISALMITTEAAVVSVKDDKVNNDMNMGMQE
- a CDS encoding ABC transporter substrate-binding protein — translated: MKFIKNIKIASPMQSVLNTLNKAKKKFQKDNINLEVIKVDYQNFEAFEMLLNEKIDGLIYTNIHVLNSVNSILKANNKEILEFVQPFYHSKYGLYINQKRNPTFTNLEDVKKHSRLKVLLATGFSYIGPCDIPRSLILLNNLGLIKISQETLRKKKFDLSLSDIQNIYQLEFFKNSQIPEKFLNHPEKYDLMANWPAFMNPYADFKRIGSNIEGNEEPTDDFVISYAIGLACKKSHKDNEKTKLIQTILNHTQTKEFHFQEGGKNKDYIMLQNPEKTGQRIKQLWLKT
- a CDS encoding GroES family chaperonin, with the protein product MQKKTIIPLHDNVVLKLKMEETKTQSGILLALSEKEKSSVGIIVAVGLKVEGLKKDDEVVYKSYSGSKITLNQEEYLIVAVKDILAQIK